The Clostridium sp. AWRP genome has a window encoding:
- a CDS encoding helix-turn-helix domain-containing protein translates to MEKYKVLQSKPSSKKVMDIEEFRKEYELGKQAAYNLAHRKGAPVIRNGKKFLFVRSKVDEWMESLIGEQI, encoded by the coding sequence ATATAAAGTTTTACAAAGTAAGCCAAGCTCTAAAAAGGTTATGGATATTGAAGAATTTCGTAAGGAATATGAGTTAGGTAAACAGGCAGCTTATAACTTGGCACATAGAAAAGGAGCTCCTGTAATTAGAAATGGAAAAAAATTTCTTTTTGTAAGATCAAAAGTTGATGAATGGATGGAGAGCTTAATTGGAGAACAAATTTAG